The following are encoded in a window of Gemmatimonadales bacterium genomic DNA:
- a CDS encoding helicase C-terminal domain-containing protein — protein sequence MRAALAAEIGAAGGREVSFVAQVDRDGVITSARAVARGTVEMVLALPGAARRGEMLLHNHPSGHLEPSGADLNVAARLHDGGVGFGIITNTADALYVVVEVPRDREVVRLDPFEVIEALGEGGPVAGELGQYEDRRCQRDMAAYIADGYNDGGVQLLEAGTGVGKSFAYLVPALHWARANGERTVVSTNTINLQEQLVGKDLPLLRRALATADYTPTFALLKGWRNYLCLSRMHQAVASQRTLLEQDKLDELIAIAEWAGHTADGTLSDLPVTPTPEVWDEVSAEADLCTRLKCSHFDRCFLFRARRRAAEADVVVVNHHLLAADLSVRQAQDNWEEAAVLPPYRRLVLDEAHHLEDVAANHLGISVTSRAVRRLLARFERNGRGLAPTLAQELMSRGDLLSRASLDLLRQRLLPAIADARRATDALFLRLHGRLDDAAAGQLRLDDDFGADPIWTEGLAVELDATLTAFRALQESVETIADRLAESEETERRGAILQELRAVIRRLDAISDGLNRSLRPLSGGPPTVRWMERTPRGQHVALSAVPLDLAPVLRELLFDRLDTVVLTSATLAAGGEFEFLESRLGLAGEDSPVTVREAFPSPFDFPSQCVFGIPNDIPEPREDEHAHATAVIQVVTDLAYASDGGMFVLFTSHASLRRAAQELRGVLGTRWPILVQGEGPRDLLLRRFREAENAILLGTDSFWEGVDVPGHALRALVINKLPFKVPSEPVTAARLERLAEEGMDGFMNYLLPHAALKLKQGFGRLIRSRQDMGVVVLLDSRVVTRRYGPLLLSGLPRAERIVGSWAQVRTKCEDFFARRGIGAIA from the coding sequence GTGCGGGCCGCGCTCGCCGCCGAGATTGGCGCGGCCGGCGGGCGGGAGGTCTCGTTTGTCGCCCAGGTGGATCGCGATGGCGTGATCACCAGCGCGCGCGCCGTGGCGCGCGGCACCGTCGAGATGGTGCTGGCGCTCCCGGGGGCAGCCCGCCGGGGCGAGATGCTGCTGCACAATCACCCCAGCGGACATCTGGAGCCCTCGGGCGCGGACCTCAACGTGGCCGCCCGGCTGCACGACGGCGGCGTCGGCTTCGGGATCATCACCAACACCGCGGACGCGCTGTATGTAGTGGTGGAGGTGCCCCGAGACCGCGAGGTGGTGCGGCTCGATCCATTCGAGGTGATCGAGGCGCTCGGCGAAGGCGGCCCAGTGGCCGGCGAGCTGGGGCAGTACGAGGACCGGCGCTGCCAGCGGGATATGGCGGCCTACATCGCGGACGGTTACAACGATGGCGGGGTGCAGCTGCTCGAGGCCGGGACCGGCGTCGGCAAGTCGTTCGCCTATCTGGTTCCGGCGCTGCACTGGGCCCGCGCCAATGGCGAGCGCACCGTGGTCAGCACCAACACCATCAACCTGCAGGAGCAGCTGGTGGGGAAGGATCTCCCGCTGCTCCGGCGGGCGCTGGCCACGGCGGATTACACGCCCACCTTCGCCCTGCTCAAGGGTTGGCGGAACTACCTGTGCCTCTCCCGGATGCACCAGGCGGTGGCGTCGCAACGCACCCTGCTGGAGCAGGACAAGCTGGACGAGCTGATCGCCATTGCGGAATGGGCGGGGCACACGGCCGACGGTACCCTGAGCGATCTGCCGGTCACGCCGACGCCGGAAGTCTGGGACGAGGTCAGCGCCGAGGCGGATCTGTGTACCCGGCTCAAGTGCAGTCACTTCGACCGGTGCTTCCTGTTTCGCGCGAGACGGCGCGCCGCGGAGGCGGATGTCGTGGTGGTGAACCATCACCTGCTGGCGGCCGACCTTTCCGTTCGACAGGCGCAGGACAACTGGGAAGAGGCCGCGGTGCTGCCTCCGTACCGGCGGCTGGTGCTGGATGAGGCGCACCACCTGGAGGATGTGGCGGCCAACCACCTCGGCATCTCCGTGACCAGCCGAGCGGTCCGCCGGCTGCTGGCCCGATTCGAGCGCAACGGCCGCGGGCTCGCGCCGACGCTGGCGCAGGAGCTCATGAGCCGGGGCGACCTGCTGAGCCGGGCGAGTCTCGATCTCCTGAGGCAGCGCCTGCTGCCCGCCATTGCCGATGCGCGCCGGGCCACCGACGCGCTCTTCCTCCGCCTGCACGGCCGGCTGGACGATGCCGCCGCGGGACAGCTTCGGCTGGACGACGATTTCGGCGCCGACCCGATCTGGACCGAAGGCCTGGCGGTCGAGCTGGATGCGACCCTGACCGCGTTCCGGGCGCTGCAGGAGAGCGTCGAGACCATCGCGGATCGACTGGCGGAATCGGAAGAGACCGAGCGCCGCGGCGCGATCCTGCAGGAGCTTCGGGCAGTGATCCGCCGGCTGGACGCGATCTCGGACGGGCTCAACCGGTCGCTCCGGCCCCTGTCCGGCGGGCCGCCGACGGTCCGCTGGATGGAGCGCACGCCCCGGGGACAGCATGTGGCACTGTCGGCGGTGCCACTCGATCTGGCGCCCGTGCTCCGGGAGCTGCTGTTCGACCGGCTCGATACCGTGGTGCTCACCAGCGCCACGCTGGCTGCCGGCGGCGAGTTCGAGTTCCTGGAGTCGCGGCTGGGGCTGGCGGGCGAGGATTCGCCGGTGACGGTGCGGGAGGCATTCCCGTCCCCCTTCGATTTTCCGTCGCAGTGCGTGTTCGGCATCCCGAACGACATACCGGAGCCGCGGGAAGACGAGCACGCGCATGCCACCGCGGTGATTCAGGTGGTCACTGACCTGGCCTACGCCAGCGACGGCGGCATGTTCGTGTTGTTCACCAGCCACGCATCGCTCCGGCGCGCGGCCCAGGAGCTTCGAGGCGTGCTCGGCACGCGCTGGCCGATCCTGGTCCAGGGCGAGGGGCCGCGTGACCTCCTGCTGCGCCGCTTCCGGGAGGCGGAGAACGCCATCCTGCTCGGGACCGACTCGTTCTGGGAGGGCGTAGACGTGCCCGGACACGCGCTCCGCGCCCTGGTGATCAACAAGCTACCTTTCAAGGTGCCCTCGGAGCCGGTCACGGCGGCGCGGCTCGAGCGCCTGGCGGAGGAGGGAATGGACGGCTTCATGAACTACCTCCTGCCCCATGCGGCGCTCAAGCTGAAGCAAGGTTTCGGGCGGCTCATTCGGAGCCGGCAGGACATGGGCGTCGTGGTGCTGCTGGATAGCCGGGTCGTCACCCGGCGGTACGGGCCGTTGCTGCTGAGCGGCCTGCCGCGAGCCGAGCGGATCGTGGGGAGCTGGGCCCAGGTCCGAACCAAGTGCGAAGACTTCTTCGCCCGACGGGGTATCGGGGCCATCGCATGA